Proteins found in one Channa argus isolate prfri chromosome 7, Channa argus male v1.0, whole genome shotgun sequence genomic segment:
- the zgc:153896 gene encoding ectonucleotide pyrophosphatase/phosphodiesterase family member 7 codes for MRLELFLVVSALLGTACKPLSKVAGRNKLLLISFDGFRWDYDQDVDTPNLDQLAVDGVKAKYITPPMLTMTSPSHFTTITGRWVEDHEVVHNMMFNTTTNQKVPHKETLKRSEWWDNGVLPLWITAQDQGLKTASFFYPGGAAKYRGKAVNRVLLEEPNHKDDNETEWRQNINTVMRWFSEEDFSLVTLYYGEPDNVGHAKGPDHPDRKKIIQQIDRTIGYLREAIEQHHLNDSLNVIITSDHGMTTVKKRPQVDELILNKYLNLFQLASFEILDYGGFGIITPKPGKEQEVFDALSMAPNLTVYKKNEIPENFHLGKSERLPPIVVVADLGFNLNSRIIIYVNKGDHGFHNGEMDMKTIFRAFGPDFKRNFLSEPFDSIHIYPLMCKLLQIEPAPHNGSLSVTEDMLQHNGGSQNARLSVALLLSMLLFTFTTL; via the exons ATGAGGCTGGAGCTCTTCCTGGTAGTCTCTGCGCTGCTTGGCACAGCCTGCAAGCCGTTGAGCAAGGTAGCAGGCAGGAACAAACTGCTGCTGATCTCCTTCGATGGCTTCAGGTGGGACTACGATCAAGATGTGGACACGCCGAACCTGGACCAGCTGGCTGTGGACGGTGTGAAGGCCAAATACATCACCCCCCCAATGCTGACCATGACCTCCCCGTCCCACTTCACCACCATTACTG GCAGATGGGTGGAGGATCACGAAGTGGTCCACAACATGATGTTTAACACCACGACGAACCAAAAAGTTCCTCACAAAGAGACGCTGAAAAGATCAGAGTGGTGGGACAATGGAGTTCTGCCGTTGTGGATCACAGCTCAGGACCAG GGTCTAAAAACTGCATCCTTCTTCTACCCTGGAGGTGCTGCCAAATACAGAGGCAAGGCGGTTAACCGTGTGCTGCTGGAAGAGCCCAACCATAAAGATGACAATGAGACTGAGTGGCGTCAGAACATCAACACAGTGATGAGGTGGTTTTCAGAGGAGGACTTCAGCCTGGTCACATTGTACTACGGTGAGCCGGACAACGTGGGCCACGCCAAGGGTCCGGACCACCCGGATAGAAAGAAGATCATCCAGCAGATCGATCGCACCATCGGCTACCTGAGAGAGGCCATCGAACAGCACCACCTGAATGACAGCCTGAACGTCATCATCACCTCTGATCACGGCATGACCACAGTCAAGAAGCGCCCACAGGTGGATGAGCTCATCCTTAACAAATACTTGAATTTATTCCAGCTCGCCAGCTTTGAGATTCTCGACTACGGAGGGTTTGGCATCATTACCCCAAAACCGGGGAAGGAGCAGGAGGTCTTTGATGCCTTATCAATGGCCCCAAATCTGACAGTGTACAAGAAGAACGAGATTCCTGAAAACTTCCATCTCGGCAAAAGTGAGAGGCTGCCGCCCATTGTGGTCGTTGCAGATCTAGGATTTAACCTGAATTCG AGGATTATCATCTATGTCAACAAAGGTGATCATGGTTTCCACAATGGAGAGATGGACATGAAGACCATCTTCAGGGCCTTTGGACCAGACTTCAAGAGGAACTTCCTGTCCGAGCCATTCGACAGCATCCACATCTACCCTCTGATGTGTAAGCTGCTGCAGATTGAACCAGCTCCACACAATGGATCCCTGAGTGTAACTGAGGACATGCTGCAGCACAACG GTGGATCACAGAATGCTCGACTCTCCGTCGCTCTGCTGCTGTCGATGCTGCTCTTCACTTTTACGACGCTGTAA
- the mrps12 gene encoding 28S ribosomal protein S12, mitochondrial-like isoform X1, translating into MTEVSSVRSDAVLISCTKLHQTPLEHLSFRETEMSSFWTLRPVLTSLLQASQHASAWTGPLLSRTMATLNQMHRQGKPKPPPKSVGATFGRPQLKAVVLKTMIRKPKKPNSANRKCARVRLSNGKEAVAFIPGEGHNLQEHNVVLVQGGRTQDLPGVKLTVVRGKYDCAHVVKKKQ; encoded by the exons ATGACTGAGGTTTCCAGTGTCCGCAGTGACGCTGTTCTCATCAGCTGTACGAAGTTACACCAAACTCCATTAGAACATCTGTCATTCAGAGAAACAG AAATGTCTTCATTCTGGACCCTGAGACCAGTGTTAACATCACTTCTTCAAG caTCCCAGCATGCTTCTGCCTGGACAGGCCCCCTCCTCTCCAGGACAATGGCCACCCTCAACCAGATGCACCGTCAGGGGAAGCCCAAACCTCCTCCTAAATCTGTGGGTGCCACGTTTGGGCGCCCCCAGCTGAAAGCGGTAGTGCTCAAGACTATGATTCGGAAGCCCAAGAAGCCCAACTCTGCGAACAGGAAGTGTGCTCGGGTTCGGCTTTCCAATGGGAAGGAAGCAGTAGCGTTCATCCCTGGAGAGGGACACAACCTGCAGGAGCACAACGTGGTGCTAGTGCAGGGCGGGAGGACGCAGGACCTGCCTGGAGTTAAGCTCACTGTGGTCCGAGGCAAATATGACTGTGCACACGTGGTGAAGAAAAAACAGTAG
- the mrps12 gene encoding 28S ribosomal protein S12, mitochondrial-like isoform X2 has translation MSSFWTLRPVLTSLLQASQHASAWTGPLLSRTMATLNQMHRQGKPKPPPKSVGATFGRPQLKAVVLKTMIRKPKKPNSANRKCARVRLSNGKEAVAFIPGEGHNLQEHNVVLVQGGRTQDLPGVKLTVVRGKYDCAHVVKKKQ, from the exons ATGTCTTCATTCTGGACCCTGAGACCAGTGTTAACATCACTTCTTCAAG caTCCCAGCATGCTTCTGCCTGGACAGGCCCCCTCCTCTCCAGGACAATGGCCACCCTCAACCAGATGCACCGTCAGGGGAAGCCCAAACCTCCTCCTAAATCTGTGGGTGCCACGTTTGGGCGCCCCCAGCTGAAAGCGGTAGTGCTCAAGACTATGATTCGGAAGCCCAAGAAGCCCAACTCTGCGAACAGGAAGTGTGCTCGGGTTCGGCTTTCCAATGGGAAGGAAGCAGTAGCGTTCATCCCTGGAGAGGGACACAACCTGCAGGAGCACAACGTGGTGCTAGTGCAGGGCGGGAGGACGCAGGACCTGCCTGGAGTTAAGCTCACTGTGGTCCGAGGCAAATATGACTGTGCACACGTGGTGAAGAAAAAACAGTAG
- the LOC137130383 gene encoding zinc finger protein 420-like — MNGVTVEPEERGEDCQQLPARGEGTVSDFETLTAPEEPALKESSRQSKCRYRCSVCGREFSRPSRLADHMNTHSGEKPYSCSVCGKCFTKKINMVVHQRVHTGEKPYSCPDCGARYAQPGCLRRHRLHHAAEKPYHCSVCGRGFIQRRYLVQHERIHTGERPYSCQLCPKRFASKNGLTDHQKTHREENLYTCLVCEKVFSTRSSFRDHTRLHTGQKPHTCSLCGKSFNRPGLLKKHLQKHEEGEIVTTEGSAASREEAPHVFCHKDNEQLQQTAQRFVCDICGRGFSRASRLREHTRSHTGERPFQCDICKKRFSVRNVYKRHRAIHNRQGNSTTTTPDTKPTLLEPEEQKVDEQPISDSSVLVVVLGNDDLNGLQELKVKEETCSLPDESPDGLKKLHSCSICGKSYQIPSRLQEHLQIHVMEKLHRCSECGKTFTTSHSLRAHEKTHMAHKPHPCSICSKSFVKPCLLRQHMTIHIRDGLIADPADKDFWLNMKTVKEEEREEHLDEQDSEELSTATESSIPKSRPRPGNHDDKEKGEEDVSGLINSDGEEEEWKPALITTSPTEPDGHSDVRAESGGDSKSKHCCPVCGRDCFKSSALQKHLRIHSGERPFQCPTCKKSFTQHVHMTEHQRTHTGEKPYTCDDCGKSFTFSSALRRHQKVHTDARPYQCSICQKTFKQQCSLKTHQLTHSGVRYQCPLCSKSFSRALELTYHVDVHSDAQPYFCYICKKNLSGARLFRKHMKKHEAPNSRLPRAGAKEAEPTSEATFSHSALSLNNSQVPYEH, encoded by the exons ATGAATGGAGTGACAGTGGAACCAGAAGAGAGGGGAGAAGACTGTCAGCAGCTTCCTGCTCGAG GTGAGGGGACTGTGTCAGACTTCGAGACTTTGACTGCACCAGAAGAACCTGCATTAAAAGAAAGCAGCCGTCAGTCAAAATGCCGTTACCGCTGTTCAGTGTGCGGCAGAGAGTTTTCTCGTCCGTCCCGTCTGGCAGACCACATGAACACGCACTCAGGCGAAAAACCGTACAGCTGCTCCGTGTGCGGGAAGTGCTTCACAAAGAAGATAAACATGGTTGTGCATCAACGAGTCCACACCGGTGAGAAGCCGTACTCCTGCCCAGACTGTGGGGCGCGCTACGCCCAGCCGGGCTGCCTGCGGAGGCACCGGCTCCACCACGCAGCAGAAAAGCCCTACCACTGCTCGGTGTGTGGCCGAGGATTCATTCAGCGGCGTTATCTCGTACAACACGAACGGATACACACCGGAGAAAGGCCATACTCCTGTCAGCTTTGCCCCAAACGCTTCGCCTCCAAGAATGGGCTCACAGATCACCAGAAAACCCACAGAGAGGAGAATCTGTACACCTGCTTGGTCTGTGAGAAGGTTTTCTCCACACGGTCGTCCTTCAGGGATCACACAAGGCTCCACACGGGGCAGAAACCCCACACCTGCTCGTTGTGTGGCAAGAGCTTCAATCGACCAGGTCTTCTGAAGAAACACTTGCAAAAACATGAGGAGGGGGAAATTGTTACAACTGAAGGTTCTGCTGCAAGCAGG GAGGAGGCTCCTCATGTCTTCTGCCACAAAGACAATGAGCAACTCCAGCAGACGGCTCAGCGGTTTGTGTGCGACATTTGCGGTCGAGGTTTCTCTAGAGCGTCCCGGTTGAGGGAGCACACAAGGTCTCACACTGGAGAGAGACCATTTCAGTGCGACATATGCAAGAAACGATTTTCCGTGAGGAATGTGTACAAGAGGCACCGGGCAATCCACAACAGGCAGGGAAACTCCACCACTACAACTCCAGACACCAAGCCCACACTGCTGGAACCTGAGGAGCAG AAAGTAGATGAGCAGCCAATCAGTGACAGCAGcgtgttggtggtggtgttgggAAACGATGATCTGAATGGGCTGCAGGAGCTGAAGGTCAAGGAAGAGACATGTTCATTGCCTG ACGAGAGTCCAGATGGCCTGAAGAAGCTTCACAGCTGCTCCATCTGTGGGAAGAGCTACCAAATACCCTCCAGACTCCAAGAACACTTACAGATCCACGTGATGGAGAAGCTGCACCGCTGCTCAGAGTGTGGGAAGACCTTCACCACCTCCCACAGCCTGAGAGCGCACGAGAAGACCCACATGGCTCACAAACCTCACCCCTGCAGCATCTGCTCCAAGAGCTTCGTGAAGCCCTGCCTGCTCCGCCAACACATGACGATCCACATCAGGGACGGACTCATCGCCGACCCCGCCGACAAG GATTTCTGGCTCAACATGAAGActgtgaaggaggaggagagagaggaacaCCTGGATGAGCAG GACTCAGAAGAGCTTTCTACAGCCACAGAGTCCTCCATCCCCAAATCTAGACCTCGACCTGGTAACCACGATGACAAAGAAAAGGGTGAGGAGGATGTCAGCGGTTTGATCAACTCTgatggagaagaggaggaatggAAACCAGCGCTCATCACTACATCACCAACAG AACCAGACGGCCACTCGGACGTCCGAGCAGAAAGCGGCGGTGACAGTAAAAGCAAACACTGCTGCCCCGTGTGCGGCCGAGACTGCTTCAAATCTTCAGCGCTGCAGAAACACCTGAGGATCCACTCCGGTGAGCGTCCGTTTCAGTGTCCCACCTGCAAGAAGAGCTTCACCCAGCACGTCCACATGACGGAGCACCAGAGGACCCACACTGGAGAGAAGCCCTACACCTGCGACGACTGTGGCAAGAGCTTTACCTTCTCCAGCGCCCTGCGCCGGCACCAGAAGGTGCACACTGACGCTCGGCCCTATCAGTGCTCCATCTGCCAGAAGACCTTCAAACAGCAGTGCTCGCTCAAGACCCACCAGCTGACGCACTCGGGGGTCCGCTATCAGTGTCCACTCTGCAGCAAGAGCTTCAGCCGTGCCCTGGAGCTCACTTACCACGTCGATGTGCACTCAGACGCCCAGCCATACTTCTGCTACATCTGCAAGAAGAACCTGAGCGGAGCCAGGCTGTTCCGCAAACACATGAAGAAACACGAGGCCCCGAACTCGAGGCTGCCACGAGCTGGAGCGAAGGAAGCAGAGCCCACCTCAGAGGCCACGTTCAGTCATTCAGCTCTGTCTTTAAACAACAGTCAGGTGCcatatgaacactga